TTGTCATGATTGGTGGGATGGGAGAGGTCTCCGCGCAGCCATGTTGTAGCTTCTTGATCATTATTGGTGCTTTTTATACCCCGCCTTCTTTCCCTCATTGGCTGGGCGAGTAAGACGGGGAGCAACTGGGGGCATTGCGTAGCAAGTTACGGCGGAGTTAAGTCAGACTGACAGAAGGGAGTTGTCGCATGTGAGAGGTATCATCTGCAGAGCGGTCGCAATAAAACTGTTGTAAACTAGAGAGGGCAATTAAACTGAAGtgtgaatgattattattattactatcatcagcTGTGGAGGTGGAGGGACTGATTGAATGTTATAGTGACTTTGTGTTCTATTGAAGAGACAATATTTTACTGTAGTGGTTTTGTGATGACTTCGTGACTGGAGCCTTTTCGGATCTCCGTTTTTGCGAGTGAATGTGATGGTGTAATATTTGTGGTGTGTGGACGATGGTCTCTTATTATAATCCTCTGGCGATGTATCGACATCAGCAACAGGCGACCGCTCCTGGTGGTggtcctccacagttccaccaccCTGCCAGTCCCGCCGCGGGCTGGTATGGGGCTCCTACAGGGTATCAGCCGCCCCCTCACCAAGTGAACACCACGCAGCAGTATCTGAACTGCGTACAGGAAGACCAGCATCAGGGAGGGCCATGGCACCATCATCACCACATGTTTCAACCCGAATGGGGTACAGGGACGCCCGATTTTGGGGTCCCGCCGACTATGGCCGGGGTAGCGGCGGTGCTTGAAGAATCACAACTGCCTTCGCCTCCTATCACGGTATCCAGCAGCGAGTTATCCAGCCCCGGGGCGGCAGGGGGTACCCTGACACCCCCTCAACAACATGGGAGACCCGTACCGGTCCGCAGCCCCTACGAGTGGATGAAAAAACCGTCCTATCAGAGCCAGCCGAATCCCGGTAAGAACATTCAAGTTTAATATGCAATTATTTAATTGAAACCTACATCATGCTGGTTAGTAGTTACTTATAGCTACCGTAGTGTACAACAAATTCGCTATTCCATTAGTCTATGTTAAAAATAAATAATGCTTAATTGGAAAATTATCTGTTACTAGATTAGGCCTATTTGAGGCAGAACTTTTCTTAAGCATGTCGTCACCTTCTGAAATGTCGTACGTAAAATTTTGACCATATTTGAGATAGGGATGGTTACAGGAAGATTAATGTGTAAAACCTCTTATGAATATCGCACTTACTTTCGTCGGTAGTTGAGAGGAAATAAGTGTTTTCTGAATCAAGGCATTACTGTAAATGTCATAGGCCTTCATTAATACTTTAATAATATGTGCGATTTAATCACCTTGTAAATATGGAAAATTCTGTAGAAAGACGCGACATGATAAATAAATTATTCCCTAATAATGCGAAACGTTCGTTTAAGTAGGTTATAGTGTGGGCTACCTTTGTCATGACCAGAATTGCACGAAGTGTTGAAGTGTTGAATTTTAGCTTCTCACTTTTATTATTTAGAATAGACTATTCAAAGTAGACTAGGACAGTGGTGTAGTTAGAAgtattaaatgaaaaatgaaacgttATACAAACGAAGTATTATCCTGGCCGTGTAAAATGTCGCAAATCACGTAAAATGTACAAATTAAAGATATTATGTTTAAAACATACAAAATATACGCAataagaaaatatttattgaatttagAAATAGAAAAAGCTCAATAGATATAACGTTTAGTGCCTCGGTAAAAGGGATACCGGTGCACTAGGTTTCAGAAGTAAGCCGATAATATTCTTCATACACTGCACCTTCATAGGCTAATATGTTGCATTTCAAAAGTATGATTCTGTTAAGCAGGAAAACAAGAACTGTAATAGGAAAGAGAAACACCCTTGCTTTACGGTAGGCTACAGTAGGCTACTTCTTTTGAAACTGAACCCTATTCTTTAGCTTAGTAGCTAACGTAGGCTTATGGCCTACGTTGAATTATTTTGATGGCATTCGCCGCCGAACATCAATGATTATACTTTTCTTGAAGCAGATATAATGggtgacttttatttatttatttatttatttatttatttatttatttatttatttatttatctaaattTACTTTATGAAATACGCGAGAAATGTTCAAGCATGTTACTGAATAATTTTTATAGTCACCGCAAGTAGATTTATTTCATTTCCCGTTTGTAGGTGATTCTAATCAATTAACAGAATGGTTATAGAAAGAATCATAACGGAGGAGCTtcacaaaaaattttattggcaCCATCACTGATTCTTCCTGTCTTTCCTTGGAATGGCGTTGGTATTGTAAAATAGTAGGTCTATATCTGTATGTAATTTAAAAAGATGTAAATCATATCGCATCTTTGTATTTCGCTATGTACTGTTCCCCGTGGCGGCCTACGCTCTCGGGAacgtttaataaataaataaataaataaataaataaataaataaataaataaataaataaataaataaaatgtgatttTTACGTCATCGTCATGTGATTTTTCAAGCAGAATTTCTGGTATATTGAGACTGCCAGAAATTTATTTGCATGTCGTAGGTCTATCTATCAACGTAAGTTACTTTTAAAATGGTGTAGAATAAAGGAAACAATACAGTACCGGTAGCTCAAAAAACAGACTATTCCTAGCCGAATAGGTACCGCcgtaatgtaaatattattttcaagtttaaCGTTATCACCAATTCCATTAATTTAAgtcagagataataataataataataataataataatataatatacgaTTATGGTTTCAAGAATACCTGTGTACCCGTGCATGCTCTCGAAGCGATGTTCAGGAATAAATATCGTTCTGAAGAAATCTGTTGCCGTAGTCCTGGCGAAAACTTCGACGTAAGATGCCTTCAAAGAAATAGTGAATGTAATGACAATAAGAAATACGGAATTCATGTTTTAGGAAATAAAAATAACTGACGACGGCACACATACTCGGAGAGAGAGAATTTGCTACGGCTGGGAAAAACGAGTTTCCTACGTTAGATTTAGCATTCCTGCAGCGGGGCTCCGTTAGACTATCCCCTAGAGTAGCAAATTATTGAGCAATAAATAGTACTATACTTCTCAAAACATATGGAAATTTATGATTTATAAATGAGTCTCATAAACTTGGTTAGTAAATAGCGCTGATGATTGAATAATTTTCAGTACAGGATATTTATATTACTCCGTTCATGCGTTATACATTTTTAGCTCGGATATAGGCTACTTACGTATTCTAAACACACTTCTTGGTAAATGTTTTTGTATGATTATTTACTTCTAGTCATCAAAACTATTGCTGCGCCATTGAATGTAAGGTGCTGACTTATTAATGAGGCAGTGGAAATGAATTATAATTTTTTCATGGATTTAGTTATAAAAGGTCCAAGCTATAAAGTGAATCTTTAGATTGTTGAGCCCTAGTTTAGAGATATAGGCTATTCCATAGGTTTTTGACCACAAATCACGCTTTTATATTCAGAAGTGTAGGCTATGCGTACCGAATTCTTATGTGATCGACTTCGTTGTTTTTAGTATAATCATGTACCTATACCCTCGTAGCCTTTCATTCTCCCCGAGGTGTAAATTGTATCGCCTAGTGGTAAAATAAAACGATAGAAATGATTCTGGTGTTCAGTTATGCAAGTTAAtacagatgttggttcccatagggaacctgtaatatttgttccgaatgagtaaatttataataccaatataaatggtccgttattggacattataaattttccagctaactcattcctggttgccagcgtttcgccctcgtgtgctaggctgggctcatcagttggtacctagcacacctaccaagacgcatggctagtgcataccgtggaggccactgcgtaggccaattgtagccaccggcagtgctaatgcactatgagacacactgtctcactactaaaaattgatgcctgcttggccatcagataatacagatgttggttcccatagggaatctgtaatatttgttccgaatgagtaaatttataataccaatataaatggtccgttattggacattataaattttccagctaactcattcctggttgccagcgtttcgccctcgtgtgctaggctgggctcatcagttggtacctagcacacggtatgcactagccatgcgtcttggtaggtgtgctaggtaccaactgatgagcccagcctagcacacgagggcgaaacgctggcaaccaggaatgagttagctggaaaatttataatgtccaataacggaccatttatattggttatGCAAGTTTGTTGGTTCGCTCTAGAATGAATATTTGAAAGTAACTATAAACATTATAATGTTACAAATGCGTTACTGAAGTAACCACTTTCTGATTGAACCCTAGTGTATGGAGATTTTTCATTATCGTTGTGTGAATACTCTGTTCCGTGCACAGTTGCGTTGACAGATCACTTCTTACAATGAAAGTTTATGTTAATTTCTCACAACTTTTATTATAGCCTACTAATATTTTGATTAGATTAATGCCTGTAAAAAATCTTTCTATCTTTCTCTTGTATGGAGTAATCTATtgcaagaaaaatgttgaaactcCTGTTTTAAAGTGTTGACTCCTGGTATAACTGATGGcaaatttctttttgctatttgatttacgtcgcaccgacacagatagctcttatggcggcgatggcagAGGAAGGGtgtaggagtgggacggaagcggccgtggccctgattaaggtacagccccaggatttgcctggtgtgaaaattggaaaccacggaaaaccatcttcagggatgccgacagtggggatcgaacccactatctcccgaatactggatactggccgcacttaagcgactgcagctctcgaacTCGGTCGCAAATTTCTTGGCACTTTATTTGGTCGAGTTAGATTTATAATCAACAGTTAATCATGGCTGAATGATTGTGTGTTTAAACACAAGTCTCTCTTATTTTCGGGAGATTTGCACATCATCCGAGTTGAAGTGAGGAAGTGTGAAACTATTTTATTCATTCAGTAAAATATAAAGGATAAGAAATAACTTTAGAGTTAATGAGAGCATAATATTATGTTTATCATCTACCCCCAATTACAGATCGTGTAATACTCAGCGGAAAATTTTGGTGAATTTCCAGAGGAGATCAACAATATTGTTATGTTTTGTCGACCTCAGTGGTGCAGTCAGTTAATCCTTGTCCTTTTATTCCCAAGATAACGGATTCGATTCTTGTTCATGTAGGAGGTCTTTTAAAGCGCGACGACTCCATgtctttaaagaactcctgcaggacaaaattctgacatcctGGGATCTCTTAATATCTATATCAATTGAAGAGTTGTTAaacaattaatatatttatttgtaaaataacagggtccgcctctgtggtgtagtggttagcgtgattagctgccacccccggaggcccgggttcgattcccggctctgccacgaaatttgaaaagtggtacgagggctggaacggggtccactcagcctcgggaggtcaactgagtagaggtgggttcgattcccatctcagccatcctggaagtggttttccgtggtttcccacttctcctccaggcgaatgccgggatggtacctaacttaaggccacggccgcttccttccctcttccttgcctatcccttgcactcttcccatccctccacaaggcccctgttcagcatagcaggtgaggccacctgggcgaggtactggtcatactccccagttgtatcccccgaccaagagtctgaagctccaggacactgcccttgaggcggtagaggtgggatccctcgctaagtccgaaggaaaaaccgaacctggagggtaaacagatgatgatgatgatgatgatgatgaaaataacagGTCTATAATAAGTTATAatataactagaggacccgtgttcCTCCGCAGcagtcgttataaataggtcagataactcgtcttgatatgcctgtcctactcatattgttttgcctgcccttttcaatggttttatgaacatttataagaagcacgttatggtataccgcagttcgcagtcagaattcatccatcctgacgtcatcatgccgtctgataaaaatctatccatattttcgcttttttaaatcctgcagttcttgatgtacagcttggtattgtgtcgtagaaggcaaaggTTCTTGTATATAGACCGGTTTTCTCGTGTGCTCATAGTTTAGTATCGAaggagcggtttttttttttttgccagacagagaactaTTTTAAAATTCATGGCCTTAaggttattcttcgataggtgttcccagacaatgtctaagacgtatgtcatgatgaggtctgtttgcacgtagacttttttcttctagcagcatgtaagttataagGAACGCTCTGCAATCTGTTGAATATAATTTGGAACTTGACaaaagttagagaatcaaagaatatttAAAGGGAATAGAATTCTTTCATGATCAGAAAGTGTATAGCCTACTCTGTGGCTTGACAGGTAGTTTTTAAACATGGCCTCATACAATTAAATTACTAAGGATGAAGGTTATCAGAATAttgatgaaagtgttagtcgcttagcaatcggctaagtacagaatgtattgtcgtttagggtaagccttcgcatGCAGTTATTCGAGTGGTCATTTAAAatgttgattttatgattactcaaagttgcctgaacttagagacctatctgATGATTCacaccggcagataattccggagggaataacaCAAAAATTAAACAAATCGGTCCCGTAGAATAGACGGACGGATTTTCTAAAGCtcttttttagtaaactcttttaatataggcctatagatacCCTAATGATTTGCGTTGtcataaaataatgttgaaatgtctACAGCTTTCAAGCGTCCAAGCTCGTGGTTCTTActtgactgttcatatcgtgatcataataATAGGGCTTCCATTTTTATTTCGAATGCAAAGGGGCGTGTTTTTCAAAATTATTTAGACCCTACCTGTCAACATTAGGTAATAGAAATTAATAGAATGTAATAGAAATGTATTTTTTAAGATCAGATAATCATGGCCATGTTTTCAGTCTGGCTCTGGAGAAAATAAAACTTCGTAATTGGAGATTTGTTAATTTAAGGTAATTGGATATTAACTACTTCTGACCGGCAAGATTAGTGATCTGCAAATATTCTATGATTATTGAAAAAGTGAACCACGGATGAAAGAATAGCTTCCTGTAGAGAATATTAATGCAAAAGTCTATTTAggaaaatacacagattttacagtTGCATGATTTATCTCTTTTCTAGGTAACGTCGGGTAATGTCAGTGTGGCAATTACAAACACTGATTTTAAATTGTGTTTTCTGGAATACagtaagcagtagcggcgattgggaattagaagtagggggggggggcaagaaaaatatatttttgatgctctctgagcgaattttgacagagaggtaaaggtttacAACTTAAGTGTGGTACTAATAGTTTTCTGTCATTTTAATTCTATCCCATAAAATTTTCATCAATGGAACAatattatacatgtattacaatCAAATAGACGTTCAGCGCaaatatataattaaaaataatttagtaattGACTACGCACTTACAAATTAACATGCACTaaaaaggcttgcagactgacaaacgcgcgcagcaagcgggtgaatcatgccCTTGTGTCCGTGAgcttggccaaaaaaaaaaaaaaaaaaaaaaaaaaaaagaatatatatatatatatatatatacccctgctacccttcctcacagcacatacaaagtcttgctgtggtgctatacaattcGGTTTTTGGcgtatttccgctagtaattttgtcaataattaaagaaaataaaggattaactgataagacaatagggcttgtacaaagtgcttttttaaagtaattcctataattccttgtttcagttggctaaaatggaataaaaaaagtaatattttctCTACAAAGTGTGGGGAGACTGCCACCCTTTGTCCCCCCTCCCAATCGCCGCTCCTGATAGTAAGGGTTAGAGAATAATTACTACCTGTGTGGGAACTGAACTCCTTTTATACCATGATCTGTAATTTGTTTCTATCATCTAACTTATCATGTTGGAGAAACACTTTCTATTTTACTTATTGCTCAAATACtttcaataacattagaatcaGCAGTAGCAATTATCCAATCTATGTTTTTGCTATTTTAGCCACtctttattctagagaagtaaattATGGTAACACATTTAAATCATCCATACCATCCAGTTAATCCAAGACCTTGACCTTTAATAGATGCTATTGGAGCTATGTGTAGTTCTCTGAGGCAAATACAGTACCTACATTCCGTGTTCATTCAGCATGATCCCTCCTTTCACACGCCGTTCAACGTCCAAGTGGTCACTTGTCTTCTTAGTTCAGTCGATTTCACCTTTCAATACGTTGGACAGTTACTTGGAAGTAATCTTGTTATTGGCTCCTATAATCCACTTGTCCTTTCATGGGCTTCGACTGATGACTGGGGGACGAAAATAGGCCTAACAGATTACGTGTAATGTTTCGTGGGAGTCGCAGGTCCCATTTCTTAGAACGCTGTGTATTGCAAGTCtagatcttcttctttttttctctctcttgctTGCCGAGCtatataataatttaatgtggctatttctagtcgagtgcagcccttgtaggcagaccctccgatgagggtgggcggcatctgccttgtgtaggtatattaactgcgtgttattgtggtaataaatgtcgtatggcttttagtgccgggatatcccaggacgggttcggctcgccaggtgcaggtcttcctagttgactcccgtaggcgacctgcgcgtcatgatgaggatgaaatgatgatgaagacaacacatacacccagcccccgtgccattggaattaaccaattaaggttaaaatccccaacccggccgggaatcgaccccgggaccctctgaaccgaaggccagtacgctgaccattcagccaacgagtcttgccgagctgagtggcgcagatggtagagcgctggcgttCTGAGTCTAAAGTGTCGGGTTCCGTTCCTAAtgcagtccaatggtatttgaaggtgccaaaaCATTCCAGCTTCAcgtcggtagattaactggtacTCAAAGGAATTCCTGAACAAAATTTGTGGTACCTTAGCATCTCCAAATACCATAATTATATATTGGAACGGCTATAATAACTCTAATGGATAGGCTTACTCGGATGtggaaaaaattcaaaaaatgcggATGTAGGTGAAATGATTGCTGCTTCTGCAGTAGTATTGAACTGGCCGCAAAAACTGTGCGACATTAAACGTTAaaccaattctttttttttttcttttcaattttcctCTGTTTCTGTGAGACGCTAAGACAATCCAGAATATCGATGGCtctctttttaaaacctcgtatgtcccaatgctcttcctgtccggctccatggctaaatggttagagcgctggcctttggtccagaaggtaccgggtttgattcccggccgtgtcggagactttaaccttaaatggtgaaTTCCCTTGgatcgggagctgggtgtttgtgctattcccaacatccctgcaactcacacactgcacataacactatcctctaccacaataacatgcagtttcctacacatggcagataccgctcaccctcattggagggtctgccttacaagggctgtatccggctagaaatagccagacgaaatgatattaggctattattattattattattattattattattattattattattctattattgaaaatgaaaacctacaacctgttttccagtcattgaccgggtcagggatggaatgaatgaagcagatataggctattagtacgatggggtcgccactcctaaagtgatttattaatgactgatatagaatatgctatgaaatgagaatggagagtgttgctggaatgaaagatgacagggaaaaccggagtacccggagaaaaacctgtcccgtctccgctttgtccagcacaaatctcgcatggagtgaccgggatttgaaccacggtatccagcggtgagaggccgacgcgctgccgtctgagccacggaggctcttattattattattattattattattattattattattattattattattatgctcttcCTACCcgatattccttaagattggtcacgcctcctaggCACGCATTTGTAtgtcgttgtgctcattttcctatgttagtgtgtaagggaaaatgaaccttccatacatcatttttttatttattatatattttataaataaatgctgtttgttcgggacgtcgacccatgtggatcttttgcccctactggtaccatattgtacgaacctgcgtgtaattggaatggcggtagtgtggaatgttgtgtgtgaggaaaggaagattaaggacgtcacaaacacccagtccccaggccagggatattaatcattacaattaaaaacctctgacccggccgggaatcgaacccggggccgccgggtgacacgcggacgcgttgccccctgtaCTGCGGGGTCGGACTTgaatacatcatactgtaggagtacataaattcaccatggaaacaacatccctacagtacggtatggtaaggtgtcaagtgttaaaaatcactttaccgggcgagttggccgtgcggttaggagctcgcatccgggagatagtgggttcgaaccccactgtcggcagctctgaagatggttttccgtagtttcccattttcacatcaggctgtaccttaattaaggccacggccgcttccttccgattcctaggcctttcctctcccatcgccgccataagatctatctgtgtcggtgcgacgtaaagcaaatagaaaaaaaaagtcacTTTTGTCAGCCTCGTCTCGTCCATTGAGTCTTATTTCTTcattgatgacttgatgactcaatCTTTCGCTTTCCTGGTATAGTACTCTCCTTCCTCGTAAACTATATTGGCCATCCACGATTTCTGGATGTTAAGGAAGATCTATATTTCTAATCTCCCGGCTTCTCTTTGTTCCGACATTTCCGTCCTTcagaggcattcactagcatacgttCTGTTTTAATTAgtgttgtagtgtcttagtttagctcagttttattattattattattattattattattattattattattattattattattattattatctgatgccatttattaattttttcactACATTACGAGTTAAAGGGAATGTGGTCAATGCACATATTTATTATTTTGGGTAAATATTATGTTTTCCTTCAGATATTTGGTGATTTTCTCGGTCATTCTAAATCGTTTTAaggatttttaatattattttatgttGTTTTTGGCATTTATTATGTGATAAAAATCCGTGCCCTGCTTCTCATATTCTTGGCAAACATTTTTAAGGGTAGCCAGGCTTGCTAAGACAGATGATGGTTAACTTCTGCGGATCCATTACGCAGGCTATATTGTCTGGAAAAAAAAGTGATCAACGAAGTACTGCATAGGCTATGGGGAATTCGTCTGGTTCGTCTCAATACACAATATT
The Anabrus simplex isolate iqAnaSimp1 chromosome 3, ASM4041472v1, whole genome shotgun sequence genome window above contains:
- the cad gene encoding homeobox protein CHOX-CAD, producing MVSYYNPLAMYRHQQQATAPGGGPPQFHHPASPAAGWYGAPTGYQPPPHQVNTTQQYLNCVQEDQHQGGPWHHHHHMFQPEWGTGTPDFGVPPTMAGVAAVLEESQLPSPPITVSSSELSSPGAAGGTLTPPQQHGRPVPVRSPYEWMKKPSYQSQPNPGKTRTKDKYRVVYSDHQRLELEKEFHYSRYITIRRKAELAAALGLSERQVKIWFQNRRAKERKQVKKREEMLHKEKMEAATVAHQQLQHQHLGPASVM